In Micropterus dolomieu isolate WLL.071019.BEF.003 ecotype Adirondacks linkage group LG17, ASM2129224v1, whole genome shotgun sequence, one genomic interval encodes:
- the bcl9l gene encoding B-cell CLL/lymphoma 9-like protein isoform X2 yields MHPDNKLANHGKQVTGDSRSQIPSVNQQAQQQQGAAGHLGPKGVGAGSHGVKTNQISPGNPGLKTVSQSVSSVGGMLKTKSKRERSVSIDSGESRNAIPSALETDARGEGVMRSKRRCVLEKKQPYSGDEWCSGPDTEEDEDKPHAATHQRGLAGPIQGLSDRLSTGSMTEPGGPVMGCGVGPGLKAEPPQPSQQVVYVFTTSLANSAAEAVMKGQADSILLFHQQNVPRTKLEQGHPSGKLPNLSEKINSSSSPPTGTPKSQSGTPRPASVGVGGPLHPAGTPSSTGHSDNESSQTRPGGASSNNSIVAHRSEGGGMATPAVPVTGNGDREGAGGMTLPVATVSPSGSPSILSAHLQSDAGQRSGPGNTDGLSKEQLEHRERSLQTLRDIERLLLRSGASGGNVDTGGSNNNASNNSSNLNNNNNTDRSGIHDDSDSGTNNCGNCSSSNMLSSALAPMGGMKKYEEPLQSIISQTQSLGGPALESPQMDSHHNLPQHPHHQLSSPVVDMGPLLGPDGLTPEQMAWRKLQEEYYLEKRRQQDMQPPTHPQHFRMMTEMSMHGGPMMMRGPPPPYHSKPGDQQWGPGNMMGGGMGGNARMIDMHQEGPRGPRFLGQMQRGPPGGGGFPGSTGGVLSVEGLGAQRPTRPGMIWLDDMPNNIGGGGPFHGCYPSGPPQHLQGDPEHLLTREEMFRIMEKRQMQVLPRFEHDRLGKQQQQGNLGSRIMDNPGGPDFPNLGMGRGPPSTRGDPMDFPGSRDIMGSPGGGPQMRDLVDSPLGSHLTLNMNQMNVQQQQQMMLSQKLRGGPSGGGPLGEMFSPGEISRIRASHNGRGVSKGMIPVPDGPFQFPNQGPFSGGQLERSYLQQSGPEMFGPDQGPNQMGSTSRLSHMPMTGSLRGQDLGPRHSSDLSINVNPLPSPSVLPPHQLKSPSLNQEPSPLLPSPSAPGLKSPSQISSAGHHPPLPPTSGAGTPSSSSMKSPQVMGSSNLVLHSPSASPGRLKSPAMAVGSPGWASPKTALPSPGGPTSGKVVGNGGSSSTETGQSLPPRSSSSTPISQPGSMNPSMPFTSSPDAPPSQNPLSLIMSQMSKYAMPSSTPLYHDAIKTIATSDDEMLPDRPLLSGVSIGGNMGNPQTSQILVSQGSIGPHSDPQSPMGLVSQGQQHLSHDASGSVLSSPNHMGMPVMNSAMMGVGAPDGMGPCNVSPISQNQMAGFPRIQPPPHGPMHSPIGGMSQNFSQSNEDILPPQQLHMLGKGHPHQRPSHPSDSFASLPMGDGPDLSEVIRPTHTGIPEFDLSRIIPSDKPSSTLQYFPKSEPHQNPHQGPPSQQPTPQQLLKHLSSSGPPHSSGPSSNPHLANLQNMMAEQQLPPHPSHGGIRQSMGIHQGGTRGMVSTGGMGPMCPPGHMMGRTSMVPQQQLQQQQAMMANSLLHHPSNPYPGMMSSQQHPHNLMAQQNIMMMQAKQRSMSIPGDPFGPQGPLMSPQGPMMAPSHPQSGMMGPQSLRQRGMSLDSPIGYGPGGMANMPF; encoded by the exons ATGCACCCAGACAATAAACTGGCCAATCATGGCAAGCAGGTCACCGGTGACAGCCGATCCCAAATACCCAGTGTAAATCAGCaggctcagcagcagcagggagctGCTGGCCACCTGGGTCCAAAGGGCGTTGGTGCCGGGAGCCATGGAGTCAAAACCAACCAGATTTCCCCTGGCAATCCTGGACTGAAGACTGTCAGCCAATCAGTGAGCAGCGTTGGAGGGATGCTGAAAACCAAATCCAAGCGGGAGCGAAGTGTCTCCATTGACTCCGGTGAATCAAGAAATGCCATTCCTTCAGCCCTGGAAACGGATGCCAGAGGAG AGGGTGTTATGCGCAGTAAGCGGCGCTGTGTTCTGGAGAAGAAACAGCCATATAGTGGAGATGAATGGTGTTCTGGACCCGAcacagaagaagatgaagacaaGCCACACGCTGCGACCCACC AGCGTGGGCTGGCAGGTCCTATCCAGGGCCTCTCTGATCGCCTGTCTACAGGTTCCATGACTGAACCTGGAGGTCCTGTGATGGGATGTGGTGTGGGACCAGGGCTAAAGGCAGAGCCACCTCAGCCGTCACAGCAAGTGGTGTATGTTTTCACAACCAGCCTAGCCAACAG TGCTGCAGAGGCAGTAATGAAAGGACAGGCTGATTCCATCCTTCTATTTCACCAGCAAAATGTACCACGCACCAAGTTGGAGCAG GGCCACCCATCAGGGAAGCTTCCTAACCTATCTGAGAAGATAAACTCCAGCAGCTCTCCACCCACAGGTACCCCTAAATCCCAAAGTGGAACTCCACGCCCAGCCTCTGTAGGAGTTGGAGGCCCACTGCATCCTGCAGGGACACCGTCATCAACAGGACACTCCGATAATGAATCCTCTCAGACCAGACCTGGCGGAGCCTCCAGCAATAACAGCATTGTTGCCCATAGGTCAGAGGGAGGAGGCATGGCCACACCTGCGGTCCCAGTCACAGGAAATGGAGATAGAGAGGGTGCAGGGGGTATGACTCTTCCTGTTGCTACTGTTTCCCCCTCAGGGAGTCCCTCAATCCTATCTGCACACCTACAGAGTGATGCAGGCCAGAGGAGTGGCCCAGGGAACACAGATGGTCTTTCCAAAGAGCAGCTGGAACACAGGGAGCGCTCTTTACAGACACTGAGAGACATAGAGAGGCTGCTTCTACGCAGTGGGGCAAGTGGAGGCAATGTAGACACAGGAGGCTCCAACAACAATGCTAGTAATAACTCCTCCAACctaaataataacaacaatactgATAGGAGTGGTATTCATGACGACAGTGACAGTGGTACTAATAACTGTGGAAATTGCAGTAGCAGTAATATGCTATCGTCAGCCTTGGCTCCGATGGGTGGGATGAAGAAATATGAAGAACCCCTTCAGTCCATAATTTCTCAGACACAGTCCCTTGGTGGACCTGCCCTTGAAAGCCCTCAAATGGACTCTCACCATAACCTACCACAACACCCTCATCACCAGCTGTCTTCACCTGTGGTTGACATGGGTCCCTTACTTGGACCAGACGGGCTGACCCCAGAGCAAATGGCGTGGAGGAAACTTCAAGAAGAATACTACCTAGAGAAGAGACGACAACAAGATATGCAACCCCCCACACATCCCCAGCACTTTAGAATGATGACTGAGATGAGCATGCATGGCGGTCCCATGATGATGAGAGGACCCCCTCCTCCCTACCACAGCAAGCCTGGAGACCAGCAGTGGGGTCCTGGCAATATGATGGGTGGAGGAATGGGTGGAAATGCACGAATGATAGACATGCACCAAGAGGGACCCCGTGGCCCAAGGTTCCTGGGACAGATGCAAAGAGGGCCACCTGGCGGAGGGGGTTTTCCTGGTAGTACAGGCGGTGTTTTATCAGTGGAGGGTCTAGGAGCCCAAAGGCCCACCAGGCCAGGAATGATTTGGCTAGATGATATGCCCAACAACATAGGTGGTGGAGGTCCTTTTCATGGTTGCTACCCCAGTGGACCTCCTCAGCACTTGCAAGGTGACCCAGAGCATCTGTTAACACGTGAGGAAATGTTTCGCATCATGGAGAAACGGCAGATGCAGGTGCTTCCTAGGTTTGAACATGACAGATTAggtaaacagcagcagcagggcaaCCTTGGTTCAAGAATTATGGATAATCCTGGGGGCCCAGACTTTCCCAATTTGGGAATGGGTAGGGGTCCACCCTCCACTCGAGGTGATCCTATGGATTTTCCTGGCTCAAGGGATATTATGGGTTCTCCTGGAGGGGGTCCTCAGATGAGAGACTTGGTGGATTCTCCTCTGGGGAGCCACCTCACATTGAACATGAACCAGATGAATGttcagcaacaacagcagatgaTGCTATCTCAGAAGCTCCGAGGAGGTCCTTCTGGAGGGGGGCCTTTGGGTGAGATGTTTAGCCCAGGAGAGATTTCACGAATCAGGGCTTCACACAATGGAAGAGGAGTAAGTAAGGGAATGATCCCAGTACCTGATGGCCCCTTCCAGTTTCCTAATCAAGGTCCCTTCTCTGGAGGACAGTTGGAAAGGTCCTATCTTCAACAATCTGGCCCTGAGATGTTTGGGCCTGACCAAGGTCCTAATCAAATGGGAAGTACATCACGGCTTAGTCATATGCCGATGACTGGAAGCCTCAGGGGACAGGACCTCGGTCCTAGGCACTCCTCtgacctgtcaatcaatgtTAACCCTCTACCGTCTCCTTCCGTGCTTCCTCCTCATCAGCTCAAATCTCCATCCCTCAACCAAGAGCCATCTCCTCTTCTACCTTCCCCCTCTGCTCCTGGACTGAAGTCACCCTCACAGATCTCATCTGCAGGGCATCACCCCCCTCTTCCCCCTACTTCTGGTGCTGGgactccttcttcttcttccatgaAGTCTCCCCAGGTAATGGGGTCTTCCAACCTTGTGTTGCACTCTCCATCTGCCTCTCCTGGACGACTCAAGTCCCCAGCCATGGCTGTGGGCTCTCCGGGGTGGGCGTCTCCTAAAACAGCTCTTCCAAGTCCAGGTGGTCCAACCAGTGGGAAGGTAGTTGGCAACGGAGGAAGTAGTTCTACTGAGACAG GCCAGTCACTTCCCCCAAGAAGTTCCAGCTCTACTCCAATTAGCCAGCCAGGATCTATGAATCCTAGTATGCCATTCACTTCCTCCCCTGATGCCCCTCCATCTCAGAATCCTTTATCTCTCATCATGTCTCAGATGTCAAAGTATGCCATGCCCAGTTCTACTCCTCTCTACCACgatgcaatcaaaacaattgCCACTTCCGATGATGAGATGCTGCCAGATCGACCGCTTCTATCTGGTGTCAGCATTGGAG GAAACATGGGGAACCCCCAGACCTCCCAGATACTTGTCTCCCAGGGCTCCATTGGTCCCCACAGTGATCCACAAAGCCCAATGGGTTTAGTAAGCCAAGGTCAGCAGCACCTATCCCATGATGCCTCAGGATCTGTGCTTTCTTCCCCAAACCACATGGGCATGCCTGTCATGAATTCTGCCATGATGGGTGTAGGTGCACCTGATGGGATGGGGCCCTGCAATGTCTCACCTATATCTCAGAACCAGATGGCTGGTTTTCCTCGCATCCAGCCACCACCACATGGGCCCATGCACTCACCTATTGGAGGAATGTCACAGAATTTCTCTCAGTCTAATGAAGATATTTTGCCACCTCAGCAATTACACATGCTTGGCAAAGGTCATCCTCACCAACGCCCCTCTCACCCCTCAGACTCATTTGCCTCTTTGCCCATGGGGGATGGCCCAGATCTAAGTGAAGTCATACGACCCACTCACACAGGGATCCCCGAGTTTGATCTCTCCCGCATCATTCCTTCTGACAAGCCCAGTAGCACTCTTCAATATTTTCCCAAGAGTGAGCCACATCAGAATCCACATCAGGGGCCACCATCCCAGCAGCCTACTCCACAGCAGCTCCTCAAACATCTGTCTTCTTCTGGCCCTCCCCACAGCAGCGGTCCTTCGTCCAACCCCCACTTAGCAAACCTACAGAATATGATGGCTGAACAGCAGCTGCCACCTCACCCTTCACATGGTGGAATACGTCAAAGCATGGGCATTCATCAGGGGGGCACTAGGGGAATGGTTTCTACTGGTGGCATGGGCCCCATGTGTCCCCCTGGACATATGATGGGAAGGACAAGCATGGTGCCCCAGCAGCAACTCCAGCAACAGCAAGCCATGATGGCGAACAGCCTTCTTCACCATCCTTCCAATCCATACCCAGGCATGATGTCCTcccagcagcacccacacaaTCTGATGGCACAGCAAAACATTATGATGATGCAGGCTAAGCAGCGAAGCATGTCAATTCCAGGGGATCCCTTTGGCCCCCAGGGTCCTTTAATGTCTCCTCAGGGACCCATGATGGCCCCTTCCCACCCACAGTCTGGTATGATGGGCCCCCAGTCTCTCAGACAGCGTGGAATGTCTTTGGACAGTCCCATTGGCTATGGCCCCGGAGGTATGGCCAATATGCCATTCTGA
- the bcl9l gene encoding B-cell CLL/lymphoma 9-like protein isoform X1: MHPDNKLANHGKQVTGDSRSQIPSVNQQAQQQQGAAGHLGPKGVGAGSHGVKTNQISPGNPGLKTVSQSVSSVGGMLKTKSKRERSVSIDSGESRNAIPSALETDARGEGVMRSKRRCVLEKKQPYSGDEWCSGPDTEEDEDKPHAATHRERGLAGPIQGLSDRLSTGSMTEPGGPVMGCGVGPGLKAEPPQPSQQVVYVFTTSLANSAAEAVMKGQADSILLFHQQNVPRTKLEQGHPSGKLPNLSEKINSSSSPPTGTPKSQSGTPRPASVGVGGPLHPAGTPSSTGHSDNESSQTRPGGASSNNSIVAHRSEGGGMATPAVPVTGNGDREGAGGMTLPVATVSPSGSPSILSAHLQSDAGQRSGPGNTDGLSKEQLEHRERSLQTLRDIERLLLRSGASGGNVDTGGSNNNASNNSSNLNNNNNTDRSGIHDDSDSGTNNCGNCSSSNMLSSALAPMGGMKKYEEPLQSIISQTQSLGGPALESPQMDSHHNLPQHPHHQLSSPVVDMGPLLGPDGLTPEQMAWRKLQEEYYLEKRRQQDMQPPTHPQHFRMMTEMSMHGGPMMMRGPPPPYHSKPGDQQWGPGNMMGGGMGGNARMIDMHQEGPRGPRFLGQMQRGPPGGGGFPGSTGGVLSVEGLGAQRPTRPGMIWLDDMPNNIGGGGPFHGCYPSGPPQHLQGDPEHLLTREEMFRIMEKRQMQVLPRFEHDRLGKQQQQGNLGSRIMDNPGGPDFPNLGMGRGPPSTRGDPMDFPGSRDIMGSPGGGPQMRDLVDSPLGSHLTLNMNQMNVQQQQQMMLSQKLRGGPSGGGPLGEMFSPGEISRIRASHNGRGVSKGMIPVPDGPFQFPNQGPFSGGQLERSYLQQSGPEMFGPDQGPNQMGSTSRLSHMPMTGSLRGQDLGPRHSSDLSINVNPLPSPSVLPPHQLKSPSLNQEPSPLLPSPSAPGLKSPSQISSAGHHPPLPPTSGAGTPSSSSMKSPQVMGSSNLVLHSPSASPGRLKSPAMAVGSPGWASPKTALPSPGGPTSGKVVGNGGSSSTETGQSLPPRSSSSTPISQPGSMNPSMPFTSSPDAPPSQNPLSLIMSQMSKYAMPSSTPLYHDAIKTIATSDDEMLPDRPLLSGVSIGGNMGNPQTSQILVSQGSIGPHSDPQSPMGLVSQGQQHLSHDASGSVLSSPNHMGMPVMNSAMMGVGAPDGMGPCNVSPISQNQMAGFPRIQPPPHGPMHSPIGGMSQNFSQSNEDILPPQQLHMLGKGHPHQRPSHPSDSFASLPMGDGPDLSEVIRPTHTGIPEFDLSRIIPSDKPSSTLQYFPKSEPHQNPHQGPPSQQPTPQQLLKHLSSSGPPHSSGPSSNPHLANLQNMMAEQQLPPHPSHGGIRQSMGIHQGGTRGMVSTGGMGPMCPPGHMMGRTSMVPQQQLQQQQAMMANSLLHHPSNPYPGMMSSQQHPHNLMAQQNIMMMQAKQRSMSIPGDPFGPQGPLMSPQGPMMAPSHPQSGMMGPQSLRQRGMSLDSPIGYGPGGMANMPF; the protein is encoded by the exons ATGCACCCAGACAATAAACTGGCCAATCATGGCAAGCAGGTCACCGGTGACAGCCGATCCCAAATACCCAGTGTAAATCAGCaggctcagcagcagcagggagctGCTGGCCACCTGGGTCCAAAGGGCGTTGGTGCCGGGAGCCATGGAGTCAAAACCAACCAGATTTCCCCTGGCAATCCTGGACTGAAGACTGTCAGCCAATCAGTGAGCAGCGTTGGAGGGATGCTGAAAACCAAATCCAAGCGGGAGCGAAGTGTCTCCATTGACTCCGGTGAATCAAGAAATGCCATTCCTTCAGCCCTGGAAACGGATGCCAGAGGAG AGGGTGTTATGCGCAGTAAGCGGCGCTGTGTTCTGGAGAAGAAACAGCCATATAGTGGAGATGAATGGTGTTCTGGACCCGAcacagaagaagatgaagacaaGCCACACGCTGCGACCCACC GAGAGCGTGGGCTGGCAGGTCCTATCCAGGGCCTCTCTGATCGCCTGTCTACAGGTTCCATGACTGAACCTGGAGGTCCTGTGATGGGATGTGGTGTGGGACCAGGGCTAAAGGCAGAGCCACCTCAGCCGTCACAGCAAGTGGTGTATGTTTTCACAACCAGCCTAGCCAACAG TGCTGCAGAGGCAGTAATGAAAGGACAGGCTGATTCCATCCTTCTATTTCACCAGCAAAATGTACCACGCACCAAGTTGGAGCAG GGCCACCCATCAGGGAAGCTTCCTAACCTATCTGAGAAGATAAACTCCAGCAGCTCTCCACCCACAGGTACCCCTAAATCCCAAAGTGGAACTCCACGCCCAGCCTCTGTAGGAGTTGGAGGCCCACTGCATCCTGCAGGGACACCGTCATCAACAGGACACTCCGATAATGAATCCTCTCAGACCAGACCTGGCGGAGCCTCCAGCAATAACAGCATTGTTGCCCATAGGTCAGAGGGAGGAGGCATGGCCACACCTGCGGTCCCAGTCACAGGAAATGGAGATAGAGAGGGTGCAGGGGGTATGACTCTTCCTGTTGCTACTGTTTCCCCCTCAGGGAGTCCCTCAATCCTATCTGCACACCTACAGAGTGATGCAGGCCAGAGGAGTGGCCCAGGGAACACAGATGGTCTTTCCAAAGAGCAGCTGGAACACAGGGAGCGCTCTTTACAGACACTGAGAGACATAGAGAGGCTGCTTCTACGCAGTGGGGCAAGTGGAGGCAATGTAGACACAGGAGGCTCCAACAACAATGCTAGTAATAACTCCTCCAACctaaataataacaacaatactgATAGGAGTGGTATTCATGACGACAGTGACAGTGGTACTAATAACTGTGGAAATTGCAGTAGCAGTAATATGCTATCGTCAGCCTTGGCTCCGATGGGTGGGATGAAGAAATATGAAGAACCCCTTCAGTCCATAATTTCTCAGACACAGTCCCTTGGTGGACCTGCCCTTGAAAGCCCTCAAATGGACTCTCACCATAACCTACCACAACACCCTCATCACCAGCTGTCTTCACCTGTGGTTGACATGGGTCCCTTACTTGGACCAGACGGGCTGACCCCAGAGCAAATGGCGTGGAGGAAACTTCAAGAAGAATACTACCTAGAGAAGAGACGACAACAAGATATGCAACCCCCCACACATCCCCAGCACTTTAGAATGATGACTGAGATGAGCATGCATGGCGGTCCCATGATGATGAGAGGACCCCCTCCTCCCTACCACAGCAAGCCTGGAGACCAGCAGTGGGGTCCTGGCAATATGATGGGTGGAGGAATGGGTGGAAATGCACGAATGATAGACATGCACCAAGAGGGACCCCGTGGCCCAAGGTTCCTGGGACAGATGCAAAGAGGGCCACCTGGCGGAGGGGGTTTTCCTGGTAGTACAGGCGGTGTTTTATCAGTGGAGGGTCTAGGAGCCCAAAGGCCCACCAGGCCAGGAATGATTTGGCTAGATGATATGCCCAACAACATAGGTGGTGGAGGTCCTTTTCATGGTTGCTACCCCAGTGGACCTCCTCAGCACTTGCAAGGTGACCCAGAGCATCTGTTAACACGTGAGGAAATGTTTCGCATCATGGAGAAACGGCAGATGCAGGTGCTTCCTAGGTTTGAACATGACAGATTAggtaaacagcagcagcagggcaaCCTTGGTTCAAGAATTATGGATAATCCTGGGGGCCCAGACTTTCCCAATTTGGGAATGGGTAGGGGTCCACCCTCCACTCGAGGTGATCCTATGGATTTTCCTGGCTCAAGGGATATTATGGGTTCTCCTGGAGGGGGTCCTCAGATGAGAGACTTGGTGGATTCTCCTCTGGGGAGCCACCTCACATTGAACATGAACCAGATGAATGttcagcaacaacagcagatgaTGCTATCTCAGAAGCTCCGAGGAGGTCCTTCTGGAGGGGGGCCTTTGGGTGAGATGTTTAGCCCAGGAGAGATTTCACGAATCAGGGCTTCACACAATGGAAGAGGAGTAAGTAAGGGAATGATCCCAGTACCTGATGGCCCCTTCCAGTTTCCTAATCAAGGTCCCTTCTCTGGAGGACAGTTGGAAAGGTCCTATCTTCAACAATCTGGCCCTGAGATGTTTGGGCCTGACCAAGGTCCTAATCAAATGGGAAGTACATCACGGCTTAGTCATATGCCGATGACTGGAAGCCTCAGGGGACAGGACCTCGGTCCTAGGCACTCCTCtgacctgtcaatcaatgtTAACCCTCTACCGTCTCCTTCCGTGCTTCCTCCTCATCAGCTCAAATCTCCATCCCTCAACCAAGAGCCATCTCCTCTTCTACCTTCCCCCTCTGCTCCTGGACTGAAGTCACCCTCACAGATCTCATCTGCAGGGCATCACCCCCCTCTTCCCCCTACTTCTGGTGCTGGgactccttcttcttcttccatgaAGTCTCCCCAGGTAATGGGGTCTTCCAACCTTGTGTTGCACTCTCCATCTGCCTCTCCTGGACGACTCAAGTCCCCAGCCATGGCTGTGGGCTCTCCGGGGTGGGCGTCTCCTAAAACAGCTCTTCCAAGTCCAGGTGGTCCAACCAGTGGGAAGGTAGTTGGCAACGGAGGAAGTAGTTCTACTGAGACAG GCCAGTCACTTCCCCCAAGAAGTTCCAGCTCTACTCCAATTAGCCAGCCAGGATCTATGAATCCTAGTATGCCATTCACTTCCTCCCCTGATGCCCCTCCATCTCAGAATCCTTTATCTCTCATCATGTCTCAGATGTCAAAGTATGCCATGCCCAGTTCTACTCCTCTCTACCACgatgcaatcaaaacaattgCCACTTCCGATGATGAGATGCTGCCAGATCGACCGCTTCTATCTGGTGTCAGCATTGGAG GAAACATGGGGAACCCCCAGACCTCCCAGATACTTGTCTCCCAGGGCTCCATTGGTCCCCACAGTGATCCACAAAGCCCAATGGGTTTAGTAAGCCAAGGTCAGCAGCACCTATCCCATGATGCCTCAGGATCTGTGCTTTCTTCCCCAAACCACATGGGCATGCCTGTCATGAATTCTGCCATGATGGGTGTAGGTGCACCTGATGGGATGGGGCCCTGCAATGTCTCACCTATATCTCAGAACCAGATGGCTGGTTTTCCTCGCATCCAGCCACCACCACATGGGCCCATGCACTCACCTATTGGAGGAATGTCACAGAATTTCTCTCAGTCTAATGAAGATATTTTGCCACCTCAGCAATTACACATGCTTGGCAAAGGTCATCCTCACCAACGCCCCTCTCACCCCTCAGACTCATTTGCCTCTTTGCCCATGGGGGATGGCCCAGATCTAAGTGAAGTCATACGACCCACTCACACAGGGATCCCCGAGTTTGATCTCTCCCGCATCATTCCTTCTGACAAGCCCAGTAGCACTCTTCAATATTTTCCCAAGAGTGAGCCACATCAGAATCCACATCAGGGGCCACCATCCCAGCAGCCTACTCCACAGCAGCTCCTCAAACATCTGTCTTCTTCTGGCCCTCCCCACAGCAGCGGTCCTTCGTCCAACCCCCACTTAGCAAACCTACAGAATATGATGGCTGAACAGCAGCTGCCACCTCACCCTTCACATGGTGGAATACGTCAAAGCATGGGCATTCATCAGGGGGGCACTAGGGGAATGGTTTCTACTGGTGGCATGGGCCCCATGTGTCCCCCTGGACATATGATGGGAAGGACAAGCATGGTGCCCCAGCAGCAACTCCAGCAACAGCAAGCCATGATGGCGAACAGCCTTCTTCACCATCCTTCCAATCCATACCCAGGCATGATGTCCTcccagcagcacccacacaaTCTGATGGCACAGCAAAACATTATGATGATGCAGGCTAAGCAGCGAAGCATGTCAATTCCAGGGGATCCCTTTGGCCCCCAGGGTCCTTTAATGTCTCCTCAGGGACCCATGATGGCCCCTTCCCACCCACAGTCTGGTATGATGGGCCCCCAGTCTCTCAGACAGCGTGGAATGTCTTTGGACAGTCCCATTGGCTATGGCCCCGGAGGTATGGCCAATATGCCATTCTGA